ATCGAACGTGCGATCAAGCAGCTCAACTACCGGCCCAACAGCATGGCGCGGTCGCTGTCGTCGCGCCGGTCCGATCTGATCGGGGTCTGGGTGCCCTCCCTCGAGGGCCCCTATTACCACATGATCATCCGCGCGGTGGAGCAGGAGCTCAGGCTTCACAACAAGCACATGATTCTCGCCAATGCGGAGGACGCCCAGTCCGATGCCGACCGTCGCGCGCATTTTGACTATCTGGTCAACCGCGACTGCGACGGCATCCTGATGTCCTGTTCGCTTCAGGGAACGTTCGAGCTGGCGCGGACATCCGAGCATTTTGCCAATCTGGTGCTGCTCAACCATCAGGCCGATGCTCTGGCCGGTCAGTGCTTCTTTATCGATCACGAACTGGGCGGGCGGCTGGCCGCGCGGCATCTTGTCGAGCTTGGCCACGAACGGATCGCGGTGATCACCGGACGGCTTTCCGCGCAGGATGCCCGCCAGCGCCATGACGGATTCCTGGACGAGATGGGCAAGCTCGGCCGCTCCATCCCGAGTGATTATGTGGTCGAGGGCGCTTTCAGCTATGCCGCCGCAGAACGGCTGGTCCGTTCCTTCCTCGACATGAATCTCGACTTCACGGCCGTGTTCTGCGGAAACGACAAGGTGGCCATGCTGCTGATTTCGGAACTGAACAATCGCGGCCGCTCGGTTCCGCGCGAGGTTTCGGTCCTCGGTTACGACGATGTCGATTTCGCCGCCTACACAGCCCCGCCGCTCAGCACTATTCATGCGCCGATCGAGGAGATGGCCCGTTCGGCCTGTCGGCAACTGCTCAATCTCACCTACGACATGGACCTTCCGTTTCAGGAGCGGTTCGAGCCCTCGCTCTCAGTCAGGCGCTCGACGGCCGCACCGGACTGAAGGCGCAATACCAACACCAACGCACGAGTGCAGGATGACTTCCTTCATCGAGAACGGACAACGCTTCCGCCTGACCGATCCGACGCTGGCGCCCAACGCCGCCAGCTATCTCTGGAACCGCAAAATGATGATCCAGATGAGTGCGCGCGGCTACGCCGTGAGCCAATATATGGATCCCGAGCCGCGCAAATACGCGCATGTTCCCACCATCGCCGCGCAGACCTTCATGCAGCCGGAACAGGATTATTTTCCGCATCACCCTGGCCGCTTCTTCTATATCCGCGACAATGAGACGGGGAAGTTGTTTTCAGCACCCTACGAGCCGGTGCGGGCGAAGCTCGACCGCTTCAGCTTCGAGCCCGGCCTTTCGGACATTAGATGGGTGATCGAGAAGGATGGCGTGCGCGTCGAGTTGCGGCTCGATCTTCCGGTCGAGGACGTCGCGGAAATCTGGTCCGTGCGGATCACCAACCTGACGGACGGAAAGAAAACGCTTTCCTTCGTTCCGTTTTTCCCTGTCGGCTATTCTTCATGGATGAACCGGGGCGGACATTTCGACGCTGACCTAAACGCCATCGTCTGCACCAGCGTGACGCCCTATCAAAAGGTCGAACAATACTTCAAGAACAAGCACTTGAAGGATATTACCTTCTTTGCCGCAGACCGAAGGCCCGACCATTTCGAGGTCGCCCAGTTTGCTTTCGAGGGCGAGGGCGGGCTGCACAATCCCTCCGCCCTTCAGGATGGCGGCCATCTCGCCGGCGGGGATGCCAGCTATGAGAATCCGGCCGGTATCATGCAATGGGATCTTGCTCTGGACGCCGGTGCGACCGAGGATTTTCGCTTCGTCTTCGGCCCGGCCTTCGACAAAGCCGAGATATCGGCCCTGACGGCGAACTATCTCTGGGGCGCTCTCGAGCCGGTGCGGCAGGAGTATGACTGCTATATCCGCTCCGGCCTCGGCACTCTCGCGCTTCGCTCGCCCGATGACGACTTCAATCACTTCGTCAATTACTGGCTGCCGCGCCAGGTCTTCTATCACGGAGACACCCACAGATTGACCACGGATCCGCAGACCCGCAACTATCTCCAGGACGGGCTCGGGATGATCTTCATCGCGCCGGAGAGAACGCGTGCGGCGCTCCTCAGGACCGCCAGACAGCAGTTCTTTTCCGGCAAGGTTCCGGACGGTATCCTGCTCAGGCCCGATACGGAGCTGAAATACATCAACCAGATCCCGCACACCGATCACGCCGTCTGGCTGGTTATCGCCGCCAAGGCCTATATCGAGGAAACCGGGGATCGGGCAGTCCTCGCCGAAAGCATCGCCTGGGCCGATAGCGAGGAGGAGGCGACGTTTTATGAGCATGTGACGCGGGCGCTACGCTTTCTCGCCGGCGAGGTCGACGAGCGCAATCTGCCCTATATCGCACAGGGCGACTGGTGCGACCCGATGAACATGGTTGGCTACAAGGGCAGGGGCGTTTCCGGCTGGCTGGCCGAAGCCGCAAGCTATGCGATGACGACCTGGGCCGATATGTGCCGCGCTGAAAACGACAGCGAGGCTGCGGACTGGCTGGAACGGGAAGCCGGGAAGCTCAACGACAGCATCAATCATTATCTCTGGGATGGAAAGTGGTATGCCCGCGGCATCACCGATGACGGCGTTGCGTTCGGCGTTCAGACCGACAGCGAGGGCCGGATTTATCTGAACGCCCAGAGCTGGGCCTTTCTCGCCGGGGCGGCGGACGGAGACAAGCGGGCCAGCATGCTTCGGGCGATCGATGAGCAGCTCGACACGCCCTATGGCGCAGCCATGTTCGCTCCCGCCTACACGGCAATGCGCGACGATGTCGGCCGGGTGACGCAGAAATGGCCCGGCAATGGCGAGAACGGCGCGGTCTATAATCACGCCGCCGCCTTCTATGCGGCATCGCTCTACCATATCGGCGAGAATGACCGCGCCTATGCCGTGCTGTCCAAAATGCTGACGCGCCCGGAGGCAAAGGACATTGCAACCCGCGGACAGCTGCCGCTTTACCTGCCGAATTATTATCGCGGCGCCTATTACCAGTATCCGCGCACGGCCGGCCGCTCAAGCAACCTGTTCAACACCGGGACCGCCTCCTGGTATTACCGCCTGGTCATCGAACGGCTCTGCGGTCTGCGCGGCGACGGCGACGGCGTCGTCATTGCGCCGCAACCGCCGGCCGAGTGGGAGTCCTACCAGTTCAGCCGGACCTTCCGGGGCGCAACGTTTGACGTCGAGGTCAAAAAGGATGCGACCTTGGACAGTCCTGTCATGGTCGTGGACGCCGAGACGCTTGGCGGCAACAGGATCGAACGCATCGATGCCGGAAAACACTATTCAATCCTGGTTCGACTTCCGGGCTGAAACGGCATCGGGCGGAAACGGAGTCGGGAGCCTCGCTGCTCCCCGGCTGATCCTGCGCGCCCTCCAGCGCTGCCTATTCTATCCGGTTTCCGTTCTCCCGGAAGGCGTGGATACTGTCCCGGCGGGCCGAAAGGGCAATCCGGGAACCCGTCGCGATCTCGGCGCCGGCCGGCTGTTCCAGTATGACTGACCCATGGCCCTCGACGTCGGCGTGAACCAGCCGTGCATTGCCCAGATATTCGGTAAGCCTGACACGGGCTGCCAGCGCGCCTTCTCCATCCGGCGCGATCGTCAGGCTGTCCGGGCGAATGCCGCAGTAGCGGGCGGAACGGTCCAGCCGAAAGGCCGCGCGCAAACCCTCGAAGCTGCCGGTCAGTTCGAAGATGTTCATCTTCGGTGCTCCGATGAACTGCGCGGCGAAGAGATTTTGCGGACGCTCGTAAAGATCATGCGGCGTGCCGACCTGTTCGATCCGGCCATCACGCAAAAGCACGATCTTGTCGGCGAGCGTCATCGCCTCGACCTGATCATGGGTCACGTAGATCATCGTGCGTTTCAGTCGCTCGTGCAGTTCCGAGATCTGGGTGCGCATATGGACCCTGAGCTCTGCATCGAGGTTTGACAGCGGCTCGTCGAACAGGAAGGTTTCCGGCTCGCCGACGATGGCGCGGCCGATGGCGACGCGCTGGCGTTGGCCGCCGGAGAGTTCGCGCGGATAGCGCTCGGTGAGCTTTTCGAGCTGCAGCATGGTAACGGCTTCGCTCACCAGTTCCTCGATCCTGTCGGCCGCCACCTTGCGAACCTTCAGGCCGAAGGCGATGTTCTCCTTCACCGTCAGGTGCGGATAAAGCGCGTAGGACTGGAACACCATGGCGACCCCGCGCCTGGCGGGGGCGATGTCGTTCATGCGCGTGCCGCCGATCTCGAGCGTGCCGCCGGTGATGTCCTCAAGGCCGGCGATCATCCTGAGAAGCGTGGACTTGCCGCAGCCCGACGGCCCGACGAAGACGCAGAATTCGCCGTCCTCGACGGCAAGATCGATGCCCTTGATGATCTCGACCGAACCGTAGGATTTGCGGATGTCTTTCAGTTCAAGCTTCGCCATAGGTTTACTCCACGCGCCCGAAGAGCTCGAGCCTCGGGGTTTCACGAATATGCTGCGGCCATGCGAGCGGCACCTCGAAACGGCTCGTCAGGAGATGCTGGAAATCGGCAAGCCGATCGGCCGTCTCGCGCACGCCGCGCGGGCGGATATCGTTCTCGATGCAATAGGCGGCCAGTGCGCCGACGCTTTCGCCGATGTTCCATTCCACCGGATGAAGCCGATAGCAGCCATTGGTAAGATGGGTGGTGCCGATGTTCTTGCAGGCCGGGAGGAGGTTTTCGACCCGTTTCGGAATCAGGCTGCCAAGGGGGATCTGGAACGGCCAGTTGGCGATGTCGACGTAGTTGCGCGGCGCCGTCGAGGGGTGCAGGTCGATGCGGTAGGAGCCGACGCCGACGGAGTCGGCAAACTGTTCGGCGCCGGTGAGACCCTTGCGGGCATCGATGCCGACATGGTTTTCCGTGACCGTGAACAGCGCCTTGATGCGGCGGCTCTCGCGGATGTAGGGGGCGATGGTCAGGCCGTCGAGCGTACCCATCACGGCGCCCGCCGGCTTTAGGCCGCGATAGCCGTAGCCGCCGTCATGGCGCGGGGCCTCGGTCTGCATCCAGTAGAGCATCGACAGCGACAATTGCCGCGCGCCCTCCAGGTGTTTCTCCGCTTCTTCCGCTGAAACGCCCACCAGCGGACCGCCGCAATAGTCGATCTGCGGCCAGTTGACGAGGCAGATGTCGGAGTTATAGCGGTTACCGACATGGTGCCTGCGGTAAAAAATCCGGCGGTAGTGCCAGTTGTCGGGCGCGAATTTCGCATCGCTGTCGCCGACGAAGAGCGGCCGGTTGTCGGGCTCGAGCGTCACCGGGTTGGGGCCGATGAAGGAGAGCTGCCGGTCCGGCCAGAAATCGAGCTTGAAGTCGCGCCAGATATCATAGTCGCGCGGCCGCGCGATCGTGTGGTCCTCCTCCGGATGATAGCTCATCGCGAAGCACCAGCTGACCGCCTGCTGGTCAAACGGATTGGCAGCCCCCGCAAGCGCTGCGGGCTCGCCGGTCTCGGCCTGGCTTTCCGCGCCGATGACGTGCTCGACATTGCCGAGCGCGAGAAGATCGCCGAGTTCTGTGGCATCGATGAAATAGCGGCCGGTCAGGACCATCTCGCCATATTCGAAAGAGCGCACGGTGACCGCCGTGAAGCGGTCGCCGTCGGTCTCTGCCGCGACCGGCTTTGCCGACATCAGCACGGTCAGCCGACCGGTCGCAAACCATGGCGCCAGAAGCGCCTCGATCGCGGCGACGCCCGCGCGCGGCTCGGCGCAGAGCGGCGAGACATTGCCGCTGCCCGGATTGAGGTTTTCATCCGCGCGCGCCTCGTCGGTCAGCGGGTAGTTGCGCCTGTAGTAGTCGCGCATTTCCGCGCGCAGTTGCCGGTAGCTTGCCGTCGAACCGTCGCTTTCGATCCATGGGTTTTCGTCCGGCGGCACAGCCTGGGTGGTGAGCTGGCCGCCAAGCCATTTGAACTCCTCCGTCAGGATGACGCTGCGGCCGAGCTTGAGTGCCGCAAGCGCTGCGGCCACCCCGCCGAGACCGCCGCCGATGATCACGATATCGCTGGTGAGTTCCTTCATTTTGTTATCCTTTCACGCCTGACAGGGCGAAGCTTTCGACGATCTGGCGCTGGGCCAGAATGTAGACAATGAGCATGGGAATGACGGCAAGCGCGGTGGCCGCAAGCTGCAGGTGCCAGAGCGGCAGGCCGTAGGTGTCGGTGAAGTTGGCGAGCGCCAGGGGAAGCGTGAAGAGCTTGATGTCGTTCACGAAGACCAGCGGCTCGAGGAAGAGGTTCCACGAGAACAGGAATGTGATGATGCCGACAGCCGAGAGCGCCGGCTTCGACAGCGGCAACGCCACCTTGAAATAGACCCCGAAGCGGGTGAGCCCGTCCATCCGGCCGGCCTCTTCCAGCTCCTTCGGCAGCGCCAGGAAATACTGGCGCATCAGGAAGGTTGCCATCACGCCCTGCGAGCCGAAGAGCGGCAGCAGGATCAGCGGCATATGGGTGTTCATCAGGCCAAGTTCGCGCATCAGGAAGAAGTTCGGAATGATCGTCACCTCCTCCGGCATCATCAGCGCCGAGATCAGCAGCAGCAGCACGAGCGCGCTTCCGGCAAAGCGCAGCCGCGCCAGCGCGTAGCCCGCCATCGAAGACAGGAAAAGCGTCAGACCGGTCACGAGGACGGCGATATAGAGCGAGTTGAAATA
This window of the Martelella lutilitoris genome carries:
- a CDS encoding LacI family DNA-binding transcriptional regulator produces the protein MATVKDVARLAGVGSGTVSRYISGNGSVSSKAAEKIERAIKQLNYRPNSMARSLSSRRSDLIGVWVPSLEGPYYHMIIRAVEQELRLHNKHMILANAEDAQSDADRRAHFDYLVNRDCDGILMSCSLQGTFELARTSEHFANLVLLNHQADALAGQCFFIDHELGGRLAARHLVELGHERIAVITGRLSAQDARQRHDGFLDEMGKLGRSIPSDYVVEGAFSYAAAERLVRSFLDMNLDFTAVFCGNDKVAMLLISELNNRGRSVPREVSVLGYDDVDFAAYTAPPLSTIHAPIEEMARSACRQLLNLTYDMDLPFQERFEPSLSVRRSTAAPD
- a CDS encoding GH36-type glycosyl hydrolase domain-containing protein translates to MTSFIENGQRFRLTDPTLAPNAASYLWNRKMMIQMSARGYAVSQYMDPEPRKYAHVPTIAAQTFMQPEQDYFPHHPGRFFYIRDNETGKLFSAPYEPVRAKLDRFSFEPGLSDIRWVIEKDGVRVELRLDLPVEDVAEIWSVRITNLTDGKKTLSFVPFFPVGYSSWMNRGGHFDADLNAIVCTSVTPYQKVEQYFKNKHLKDITFFAADRRPDHFEVAQFAFEGEGGLHNPSALQDGGHLAGGDASYENPAGIMQWDLALDAGATEDFRFVFGPAFDKAEISALTANYLWGALEPVRQEYDCYIRSGLGTLALRSPDDDFNHFVNYWLPRQVFYHGDTHRLTTDPQTRNYLQDGLGMIFIAPERTRAALLRTARQQFFSGKVPDGILLRPDTELKYINQIPHTDHAVWLVIAAKAYIEETGDRAVLAESIAWADSEEEATFYEHVTRALRFLAGEVDERNLPYIAQGDWCDPMNMVGYKGRGVSGWLAEAASYAMTTWADMCRAENDSEAADWLEREAGKLNDSINHYLWDGKWYARGITDDGVAFGVQTDSEGRIYLNAQSWAFLAGAADGDKRASMLRAIDEQLDTPYGAAMFAPAYTAMRDDVGRVTQKWPGNGENGAVYNHAAAFYAASLYHIGENDRAYAVLSKMLTRPEAKDIATRGQLPLYLPNYYRGAYYQYPRTAGRSSNLFNTGTASWYYRLVIERLCGLRGDGDGVVIAPQPPAEWESYQFSRTFRGATFDVEVKKDATLDSPVMVVDAETLGGNRIERIDAGKHYSILVRLPG
- a CDS encoding ABC transporter ATP-binding protein; protein product: MAKLELKDIRKSYGSVEIIKGIDLAVEDGEFCVFVGPSGCGKSTLLRMIAGLEDITGGTLEIGGTRMNDIAPARRGVAMVFQSYALYPHLTVKENIAFGLKVRKVAADRIEELVSEAVTMLQLEKLTERYPRELSGGQRQRVAIGRAIVGEPETFLFDEPLSNLDAELRVHMRTQISELHERLKRTMIYVTHDQVEAMTLADKIVLLRDGRIEQVGTPHDLYERPQNLFAAQFIGAPKMNIFELTGSFEGLRAAFRLDRSARYCGIRPDSLTIAPDGEGALAARVRLTEYLGNARLVHADVEGHGSVILEQPAGAEIATGSRIALSARRDSIHAFRENGNRIE
- a CDS encoding FAD-dependent oxidoreductase; this translates as MKELTSDIVIIGGGLGGVAAALAALKLGRSVILTEEFKWLGGQLTTQAVPPDENPWIESDGSTASYRQLRAEMRDYYRRNYPLTDEARADENLNPGSGNVSPLCAEPRAGVAAIEALLAPWFATGRLTVLMSAKPVAAETDGDRFTAVTVRSFEYGEMVLTGRYFIDATELGDLLALGNVEHVIGAESQAETGEPAALAGAANPFDQQAVSWCFAMSYHPEEDHTIARPRDYDIWRDFKLDFWPDRQLSFIGPNPVTLEPDNRPLFVGDSDAKFAPDNWHYRRIFYRRHHVGNRYNSDICLVNWPQIDYCGGPLVGVSAEEAEKHLEGARQLSLSMLYWMQTEAPRHDGGYGYRGLKPAGAVMGTLDGLTIAPYIRESRRIKALFTVTENHVGIDARKGLTGAEQFADSVGVGSYRIDLHPSTAPRNYVDIANWPFQIPLGSLIPKRVENLLPACKNIGTTHLTNGCYRLHPVEWNIGESVGALAAYCIENDIRPRGVRETADRLADFQHLLTSRFEVPLAWPQHIRETPRLELFGRVE
- a CDS encoding carbohydrate ABC transporter permease, which encodes MNYRLEQKITRICWVVGLAALAIPFVFPFIWMLSGALKGQADVFSSASLIPQTAHWSNFSEVFAYQPFARQYFNSLYIAVLVTGLTLFLSSMAGYALARLRFAGSALVLLLLISALMMPEEVTIIPNFFLMRELGLMNTHMPLILLPLFGSQGVMATFLMRQYFLALPKELEEAGRMDGLTRFGVYFKVALPLSKPALSAVGIITFLFSWNLFLEPLVFVNDIKLFTLPLALANFTDTYGLPLWHLQLAATALAVIPMLIVYILAQRQIVESFALSGVKG